The proteins below are encoded in one region of Thermothelomyces thermophilus ATCC 42464 chromosome 1, complete sequence:
- a CDS encoding Fumarylacetoacetase-like protein — MPSFSRLVRFLARDGRTYYGDAILPRGVTDISKARQAHIIKGDIFGKHDVTDQVVDIRTLLAPLAPEDVRTVRCLGLNYAAHAKESKMPIPQYPVVFYKPATSLTGPSDPIPVHPMAQQHTGLDYECELVAVIGKPCSDVPESRALDYVLGYAVGNDVSHRDWQLKLGGGQWSLGKGFDGWAPWGPGIVSRSVIQDPQALAIRTRVNGQTMQESTTADMIFGVAKTIAFLSQGTTLMPGDLIFTGTPQGVGMGRNPQVWLKDGDVVEVELEGVGTCTNKVEFSPAREAKL; from the exons ATGCCTTCATTCTCT CGCCTCGTCCGCTTCTTGGCCCGGGACGGCCGCACCTACTATGGCGATGCCATCTTGCCCCGCGGCGTTACTGATATCAGCAAAGCACGCCAAGCCCACATCATCAAGGGCGACATCTTTGGCAAGCACGACGTCACCGACCAGGTCGTGGACATCCGGACGCTTCTGGCCCCCCTGGCCCCCGAGGACGTCCGGACGGTGAGGTGCCTCGGGCTTAACTATGCGGCCCACGCAAAGGAG TCCAAGATGCCCATCCCCCAATACCCCGTCGTCTTC TATAAACCCGCGACCTCCCTGACCGGGCCATCGGATCCGATCCCCGTCCATCCCATGGCCCAGCAGCACACCGGCCTCGACTACGAGTGCGAGCTGGTGGCCGTCATCGGCAAGCCCTGCTCCGACGTGCCCGAGTCGCGCGCGCTCGACTACGTGCTCGGCTACGCGGTCGGCAACGACGTGTCGCACCGCGACTGGCAGCTCAAGCTCGGCGGCGGGCAGTGGTCCCTGGGCAAGGGCTTCGACGGCTGGGCGCCCTGGGGCCCCGGTATCGTGAGCCGCTCCGTCATCCAGGACCCCCAGGCGCTGGCCATCCGCACGCGGGTCAACGGCCAGACCATGCAGGAGAGCACGACCGCGGACATGATCTTTGGCGTGGCCAAGACCATCGCGTTCCTGAGCCAGGGGACGACGCTGATGCCGGGAGATCTTATCTTTACCGGGAC GCCTCAAGGTGTCGGCATGGGCAGGAACCCCCAAGTGTGGTTGAAAGATGGGGAtgtcgtcgaggtcgagttGGAGGGCGTTGGGACCTGCACGAACAAGGTTGAGTTTAGCCCCGCGAGGGAGGCAAAGCTATAA